In a genomic window of bacterium:
- a CDS encoding zinc-binding dehydrogenase yields the protein MSGCVMARAAVAHAPGEPLRIEEVAVREPGPGEVRVRIAACGICASDLHVWRSGEGIGFPAVLGHEAAGRIESVGPGVGEPAVVGQGVVIAWTPRCGRCRACRAGRAHVCAGITTNAQDGSLALNGVQLGRYMNVSGLAELVVVPAGSVVPVPEQVPFGSACLVGCGVSTGFGAAANTGDVGWGEAVAVFGCGGVGLSAVQAARVAGASRIIAIEPNASRLELAGRLGATDLVSPNDGDPVAAIHALIEGGVDVAVEAVGSGAVARQAFDALASGGRAIVAGLTGFAEEIRVPIISLLLDKTLRGSIYGSMDPQRDFPHLFALVAQGRLHIEPMTGPDYPLDKVNEAFDALASGRAIRPRVLLGDA from the coding sequence GTGAGCGGCTGCGTGATGGCGCGAGCCGCCGTTGCGCACGCGCCGGGTGAGCCTCTGCGCATCGAAGAGGTTGCCGTGCGCGAACCCGGCCCGGGCGAGGTCCGCGTTCGGATCGCTGCATGTGGGATCTGTGCGAGCGATCTGCATGTATGGCGGAGCGGAGAGGGCATCGGTTTCCCGGCCGTGCTGGGCCACGAAGCCGCAGGCCGCATCGAATCCGTCGGGCCGGGGGTCGGCGAGCCGGCCGTCGTGGGTCAGGGAGTGGTGATTGCCTGGACGCCGCGCTGCGGCCGCTGTCGCGCCTGTCGGGCAGGACGCGCGCACGTGTGCGCCGGCATCACCACGAACGCCCAGGACGGCTCGCTTGCCCTGAACGGCGTACAACTCGGCCGCTACATGAACGTGTCAGGCCTCGCGGAGCTCGTCGTCGTACCGGCGGGTTCGGTCGTGCCGGTTCCCGAGCAGGTTCCGTTCGGTTCTGCCTGCCTCGTGGGTTGCGGTGTCTCGACGGGCTTCGGGGCGGCGGCCAACACGGGCGATGTGGGATGGGGCGAAGCCGTGGCGGTCTTTGGTTGTGGCGGCGTCGGACTCTCCGCGGTGCAAGCCGCCCGGGTGGCGGGCGCGTCGCGGATCATTGCCATCGAGCCGAATGCTTCCCGCCTGGAGCTGGCGGGGCGCCTGGGTGCCACGGATCTCGTCTCCCCGAATGATGGGGATCCGGTTGCTGCGATCCATGCCTTGATCGAAGGTGGGGTCGATGTCGCGGTGGAGGCCGTAGGGAGTGGCGCTGTAGCGCGGCAGGCCTTCGACGCCCTTGCGTCCGGTGGCCGCGCCATCGTGGCAGGGCTGACGGGTTTTGCAGAAGAGATCCGCGTTCCCATCATCTCGCTCCTGCTCGACAAGACGCTCCGTGGCTCGATCTACGGCTCCATGGACCCACAGCGAGACTTCCCGCATCTCTTCGCGCTTGTTGCCCAGGGCCGGCTTCACATCGAGCCCATGACCGGCCCCGACTATCCGCTCGACAAAGTGAACGAAGCCTTCGACGCCCTGGCCAGCGGACGGGCGATCCGTCCACGCGTCCTCCTGGGGGATGCCTGA
- a CDS encoding acyl-CoA dehydrogenase, whose product MAEPDFYLSEEQRELQRALREFVEKEIAPIAASCDDEERFPQEIFSKLGDLGYLGLRFPEAAGGSGGTCLDYAILCEELAFGSAGIALGIYVHMALACAALEAFGSEPLKETWLPPALRGEKIGAWAFAEAGAGSDAGSIATRAVADGDDFVLNGSKLFITNGPIADFLIVVASTEPEQRLKGLSLFLVERDRPGFRVAGSLSKLGVRASEMAELVFEDCRVPRENLIGRENRGFLDSLRTLTLGRIASAAFATGVARAAFEATLAYAGSRKQFGQPIGSFQAVRFGIADMAVQIEASRLLCHRAAIAADQGLPHGREANMAKLFATEACTKIVERALHFHGAAGFMSESPIQRFYRDCKVFELGEGSSELQRDMIARELGL is encoded by the coding sequence ATGGCCGAGCCGGATTTCTATCTGTCGGAGGAACAGCGAGAGCTGCAGCGCGCGCTGCGAGAATTCGTGGAGAAGGAGATCGCTCCGATCGCCGCCTCTTGCGACGACGAGGAGCGGTTTCCGCAGGAGATCTTCTCGAAGCTCGGTGATCTCGGATACCTGGGGCTTCGCTTCCCGGAGGCCGCAGGCGGCTCGGGGGGCACCTGCCTCGACTACGCGATCCTCTGCGAGGAGTTGGCCTTCGGCTCTGCCGGGATCGCTCTCGGAATCTACGTGCACATGGCCCTTGCCTGTGCGGCACTCGAGGCCTTCGGAAGCGAGCCCCTGAAAGAGACCTGGCTCCCCCCTGCCCTGCGCGGAGAGAAGATCGGAGCGTGGGCCTTCGCTGAGGCGGGCGCCGGCTCCGATGCCGGATCGATCGCGACCCGCGCCGTGGCAGACGGGGACGATTTCGTGCTGAACGGCTCGAAGCTCTTCATTACCAACGGCCCCATCGCGGATTTCCTGATCGTGGTGGCTTCCACCGAACCGGAGCAGCGCCTCAAGGGGCTCTCGCTGTTTCTCGTAGAGCGCGATCGCCCGGGTTTTCGGGTTGCGGGCTCGCTTTCGAAGCTGGGCGTACGCGCCTCCGAAATGGCGGAGCTCGTCTTCGAAGATTGCCGCGTGCCACGTGAGAACCTGATCGGAAGAGAGAACCGCGGATTCCTCGACTCGCTTCGCACCCTCACCCTCGGACGGATCGCTTCCGCAGCCTTCGCCACCGGCGTCGCACGGGCCGCCTTCGAAGCCACCCTCGCCTATGCCGGCAGTCGCAAGCAGTTCGGCCAGCCGATTGGCTCCTTCCAGGCCGTGCGCTTCGGCATCGCGGACATGGCCGTCCAAATCGAGGCTTCGCGCCTGCTCTGCCACCGAGCGGCCATTGCGGCGGATCAAGGCCTTCCTCATGGCCGAGAGGCGAACATGGCGAAGCTATTCGCCACTGAGGCCTGCACGAAGATCGTGGAGCGAGCTCTCCACTTTCACGGTGCCGCCGGATTCATGTCCGAATCCCCGATCCAGCGCTTCTACCGGGACTGCAAGGTCTTCGAACTCGGCGAAGGTTCGAGCGAGCTCCAACGCGATATGATCGCGAGAGAGCTCGGGCTGTAG
- a CDS encoding alcohol dehydrogenase catalytic domain-containing protein, producing the protein MKAVRLHEGAKLRVEEVPEPPVGPGQVRVAVRAAGVCGTDLHAAHGRLPVPKLPVIMGHEGAGVIDTLGEGVATCGVGDRVLLLPSETCGTCPACEAGHLGLCPGAQIFGMARDGTFAEKITVPASCALPLPEGVPFEHGAILADAVATAFHAVATRAGITGGERIAVIGCGGVGYHAILLARLLGAKTIVACDASPGALRRAQEAGADATVDVTAANARKAIRQAAGGGGPELVIEYAGRKDSVELAMASVARGGRVIVGGVGMESPELGPLVAFVGKEIGVLGSMGYTRAELERVVELAASGRLDLSGSITARYPLERAAEALDDLANHRNDPVRLALLPGEAS; encoded by the coding sequence ATGAAGGCAGTACGTCTCCATGAAGGGGCGAAGCTCCGGGTCGAAGAGGTGCCGGAACCGCCGGTTGGACCGGGCCAGGTGCGTGTGGCCGTGCGGGCTGCGGGAGTGTGCGGAACCGATCTGCACGCGGCTCACGGGCGTCTCCCGGTTCCCAAGCTGCCCGTGATCATGGGCCATGAGGGCGCGGGCGTCATCGATACGTTGGGGGAGGGCGTTGCGACCTGCGGTGTCGGAGACCGGGTGTTGCTGCTCCCGAGCGAGACCTGTGGCACCTGTCCCGCATGCGAAGCGGGACACCTCGGGCTCTGTCCGGGTGCGCAGATCTTTGGCATGGCGCGGGACGGCACCTTTGCAGAAAAGATCACGGTTCCGGCTTCCTGTGCGCTTCCGCTCCCCGAAGGTGTTCCGTTCGAGCACGGTGCGATCCTCGCGGATGCGGTCGCGACGGCCTTCCACGCCGTCGCGACCCGCGCGGGGATCACGGGAGGGGAGAGGATTGCCGTGATCGGCTGTGGCGGTGTGGGGTACCACGCGATCCTGCTCGCCCGGTTGCTCGGAGCGAAGACCATCGTCGCATGCGATGCCAGTCCGGGTGCGTTGCGCCGGGCGCAGGAAGCGGGCGCGGATGCCACGGTCGATGTGACGGCGGCGAACGCTCGCAAGGCCATCCGCCAGGCCGCCGGTGGCGGCGGGCCCGAGCTGGTGATCGAGTACGCCGGAAGAAAGGATTCGGTCGAGCTCGCGATGGCCTCGGTAGCTCGAGGCGGACGTGTCATCGTCGGCGGCGTAGGGATGGAATCACCGGAACTGGGGCCACTCGTCGCGTTCGTCGGCAAGGAGATCGGGGTGCTCGGTTCGATGGGCTACACACGCGCGGAACTCGAACGGGTCGTAGAACTCGCGGCTTCGGGAAGGCTCGACCTCTCGGGCTCGATTACGGCCCGCTACCCGCTCGAACGGGCCGCGGAGGCCCTCGATGATCTAGCAAACCACCGGAACGATCCGGTGCGCCTGGCGTTGCTGCCGGGAGAGGCCTCGTGA
- a CDS encoding acyl-CoA dehydrogenase, whose amino-acid sequence MAFPNWTAEHEAFRESVRRFAAEEIRPFAEKWQAEGFFPDDLFRKAGELGLLGVRFDSTWGGSGLDYWYTVILVEELVRGRDIGCVVGLLVQCEMATAVIHDHGSDELRKEWLVPAIRGERIAALGVSEPGGGSDVASLQTTAIIDGDDYVINGSKIFISNGARADFVTLAVRTGGEGPDGVSLVVCPTDAKGFQVSRRLEKVDLHSSDTAELFFDDVRIPRRNLIGEEGRGFRYVMGAFQGERLVLSVMMNALCDDVLGETLDYLAERKAFGRPIASMQVWRHRMADWMAKLEASRALTYRAAEQLASGDREGDLTVSMSKLIGADLVRGLILDCAHAFGGYGFMQENYVARCSRGVQNWGIGAGTSEIMREIIAKHRMRTGPA is encoded by the coding sequence ATGGCATTTCCGAACTGGACCGCGGAGCACGAAGCCTTTCGCGAGAGCGTGCGCCGCTTTGCAGCCGAAGAGATCCGGCCCTTCGCAGAGAAGTGGCAGGCAGAGGGGTTCTTCCCCGACGACCTCTTTCGCAAGGCGGGAGAGTTGGGCCTTCTGGGTGTCCGCTTCGATTCGACCTGGGGGGGGAGCGGGCTCGACTACTGGTACACGGTAATCCTCGTTGAGGAGTTGGTGCGCGGCCGCGACATCGGCTGCGTGGTCGGGCTCCTCGTGCAATGCGAAATGGCGACCGCCGTGATTCACGATCACGGCAGTGACGAACTCCGCAAAGAATGGCTCGTGCCGGCCATCCGAGGCGAGCGGATCGCTGCACTCGGTGTGTCCGAGCCGGGTGGCGGATCCGATGTCGCCTCCCTTCAGACGACCGCGATCATCGACGGTGACGACTACGTGATCAACGGCTCGAAGATCTTCATCTCGAACGGAGCGCGCGCCGATTTCGTGACCCTCGCAGTGCGAACCGGTGGGGAGGGCCCCGATGGTGTGAGCCTCGTCGTTTGCCCCACGGATGCGAAGGGCTTCCAGGTCAGCCGGCGCCTCGAGAAGGTCGATCTCCATTCGAGCGATACGGCCGAGCTCTTCTTCGATGATGTCCGCATTCCGCGTCGCAACCTGATCGGCGAAGAAGGCCGGGGCTTCCGCTATGTGATGGGAGCCTTTCAAGGGGAGCGCCTCGTGCTCTCCGTGATGATGAATGCGCTCTGTGACGACGTCCTGGGCGAGACGCTCGACTACCTCGCTGAGCGCAAAGCCTTCGGGCGTCCGATTGCTTCGATGCAGGTCTGGCGCCACCGCATGGCGGATTGGATGGCCAAGCTCGAAGCCTCGCGTGCGCTCACCTATCGCGCAGCGGAGCAACTGGCTTCTGGCGATCGCGAAGGCGATCTGACCGTCAGCATGTCGAAGCTCATCGGCGCGGATCTCGTCCGAGGGCTGATTCTCGATTGTGCTCATGCCTTCGGGGGCTACGGGTTCATGCAGGAGAACTACGTGGCACGTTGCTCCAGGGGCGTGCAGAATTGGGGCATCGGGGCGGGCACCAGCGAGATCATGCGGGAGATCATTGCCAAACATCGTATGCGGACGGGCCCCGCGTGA
- a CDS encoding amidohydrolase, giving the protein MSEQVGAIDAWATLVQPGTIDRWPPEFISIFKRYGSLPLFERGMTTEEIIDNMDAAGVDRLMLSAFGYGDYHIIRNEEVAEICAKHPDRFTGVGTVDPRGKPMDVVREIERLSKELGLRGVRLEPYAYGDGMVGAAPNEKMYWPVYAKCVELGLPVAIQVGHTGPLLPSEAGRPIYLDEVALAFPELVIIGCHIGQPWHEEMMILAWKHPNVYVETSARTPKHWPESFVKFASTYGQDKVLWATDYPLLTFDRTLVELRELGVSDIAYRKIVRENTMRAFGLEA; this is encoded by the coding sequence ATGTCAGAGCAAGTAGGAGCCATCGACGCCTGGGCCACACTCGTGCAGCCCGGCACCATCGACCGCTGGCCGCCGGAATTCATCAGCATCTTCAAGCGCTATGGCTCGCTTCCGCTCTTCGAGCGCGGCATGACGACGGAAGAGATCATCGACAACATGGACGCCGCCGGCGTCGACCGCTTGATGCTCTCCGCCTTCGGCTACGGCGATTACCACATCATCCGCAACGAAGAGGTCGCGGAGATCTGCGCGAAGCATCCGGACCGCTTCACCGGCGTCGGCACGGTCGACCCCCGCGGCAAGCCGATGGATGTCGTCCGGGAGATCGAGCGCCTTTCGAAGGAGTTGGGACTACGCGGGGTGCGCCTCGAGCCCTATGCCTACGGTGACGGCATGGTAGGCGCTGCGCCGAACGAGAAGATGTATTGGCCCGTCTACGCGAAATGCGTCGAACTGGGCCTTCCCGTCGCCATCCAGGTCGGGCACACGGGGCCATTGCTTCCTTCGGAGGCGGGCCGCCCCATCTACCTGGACGAGGTCGCCCTCGCCTTCCCCGAACTCGTGATCATCGGCTGCCACATCGGCCAACCCTGGCACGAGGAGATGATGATCCTGGCCTGGAAGCATCCGAACGTCTACGTCGAGACGAGCGCACGCACGCCCAAGCATTGGCCCGAATCCTTCGTGAAATTCGCCAGTACCTACGGCCAGGACAAGGTGCTCTGGGCCACCGACTACCCGCTGCTCACCTTCGACCGCACCCTCGTGGAACTCCGCGAACTCGGCGTCTCCGACATCGCCTATCGGAAGATCGTGCGTGAGAACACGATGCGTGCCTTTGGTCTGGAGGCCTGA
- a CDS encoding thiolase family protein: MSRHAVIAGVGHTEFGKLAGRTAWHLEAEAAAAAVSDAGLQPADVDGLLTDPGPSQGILQGITPHFLRLGAQLGLDPDYTGSEILGGAGSVAIVARAALAVEAGLCDVCLCVYGDSPLSNAGSFEYGRGDEAAFGFFGAVGLHALAAQRHMHRHGTRAEQLGEVAIAARAHGARTPHAQKRQPISMQDYLASDSLVEPLRKLDCCLVSDGAAAVLVTTRERAADLRAPAIPILGHAQAHSLSTYTSPNHFDTLPAARCGPKALGHAGLSASDIDVALLYDCFTIVVLLQLEDYGFCKKGESGPFVEGGRIGPGGSLPVNPSGGLLAEGYGGGMLHVIEAVRQLRHEAGERQVKGAQSALVSGHGLGMNTHATLVLGSHAHV, from the coding sequence GTGAGCCGGCATGCCGTCATTGCGGGCGTTGGCCACACGGAATTTGGCAAGCTTGCGGGGCGCACGGCATGGCATCTCGAAGCGGAGGCCGCAGCGGCCGCCGTTTCCGATGCTGGCCTCCAGCCGGCGGATGTGGATGGTCTGCTGACCGATCCCGGGCCGAGCCAGGGGATTCTCCAGGGCATCACTCCACACTTCCTGCGACTCGGCGCGCAACTGGGCCTCGATCCCGACTACACCGGATCCGAGATCCTCGGAGGCGCAGGAAGCGTGGCGATCGTAGCACGCGCTGCGCTCGCCGTAGAAGCCGGGCTGTGTGACGTGTGCCTTTGCGTCTACGGGGACAGCCCGCTTTCGAATGCGGGCTCCTTCGAATACGGCCGCGGGGACGAGGCGGCCTTTGGCTTCTTTGGTGCCGTCGGCCTGCACGCCCTGGCAGCTCAACGCCACATGCATCGCCATGGAACCCGTGCCGAGCAGCTGGGTGAGGTGGCGATCGCAGCCCGTGCCCACGGGGCCCGCACGCCTCATGCCCAGAAGCGGCAGCCGATTTCGATGCAGGACTACCTGGCCTCGGATTCGTTGGTCGAGCCGCTTCGCAAGCTCGATTGCTGTCTCGTTTCCGATGGCGCCGCCGCGGTGCTCGTGACCACCCGAGAACGCGCTGCGGATCTGCGAGCCCCCGCCATTCCCATTCTCGGCCACGCCCAGGCCCACAGCCTTTCGACCTACACCTCGCCGAACCACTTCGACACGCTTCCGGCGGCGCGCTGCGGCCCCAAGGCTCTCGGGCATGCGGGTTTGAGCGCTTCGGACATCGATGTCGCCTTGCTCTACGACTGCTTCACGATCGTCGTCCTGCTTCAGCTCGAAGACTACGGTTTCTGCAAGAAGGGCGAGTCGGGGCCTTTCGTCGAGGGCGGCCGGATCGGGCCGGGTGGAAGTCTGCCCGTGAATCCGAGCGGCGGGCTGCTTGCGGAGGGGTACGGGGGCGGAATGCTCCACGTCATCGAAGCCGTGCGTCAGCTGCGCCATGAGGCCGGCGAGCGCCAGGTGAAGGGCGCTCAATCGGCCCTCGTTTCGGGCCATGGACTCGGCATGAATACCCACGCGACCCTCGTCCTCGGGAGCCATGCCCATGTCTGA
- a CDS encoding TetR/AcrR family transcriptional regulator yields the protein MANPSAPRASGQPGDTRGSILGAARQRFLRFGARKTTMEEVAREAGCSRTTLYAHFRNMEDLYGSLLQQDAEDFIREAEAVLEAPGTARRKIRRIVEVTRETYSRNPVLRLASSGDSEMCLQPVAHAFTRDQESRIIDLLRRVLEGGVEEGTLRAMDPERVAYLMFHLGNFLVERETAGLGDYDFDEIIGLMDDVFARGIANAKAGTE from the coding sequence ATGGCAAACCCGTCGGCACCTCGAGCAAGTGGCCAGCCGGGCGACACCCGGGGTTCGATCCTCGGGGCCGCGCGGCAGCGTTTCCTGCGGTTCGGTGCAAGGAAGACCACGATGGAGGAGGTGGCCCGGGAGGCCGGTTGTTCCAGGACGACCCTCTATGCGCACTTCCGAAACATGGAAGATCTCTACGGCAGTCTCCTGCAGCAGGATGCCGAGGATTTCATTCGCGAGGCCGAGGCCGTTCTCGAGGCACCGGGAACGGCGCGCCGGAAGATCCGCCGCATCGTCGAGGTGACCCGCGAAACGTATTCGCGCAATCCGGTTCTCCGGCTGGCTTCCTCCGGTGATTCGGAAATGTGCCTGCAGCCTGTGGCCCACGCCTTCACACGGGATCAGGAGAGCCGGATCATCGATCTGCTTCGGCGGGTTCTGGAAGGTGGGGTCGAGGAAGGGACGTTGCGGGCGATGGATCCGGAGCGGGTTGCCTATCTCATGTTCCACCTCGGGAATTTCCTGGTGGAACGCGAGACGGCTGGCCTCGGCGACTACGACTTCGATGAGATCATCGGACTGATGGACGACGTCTTTGCGCGCGGAATCGCGAACGCAAAGGCTGGCACCGAATAG
- a CDS encoding long-chain fatty acid--CoA ligase: MIHPYSHYPARAARRWPDQVALVDGERRRTYGELDERATKLAQALVGSGLEPGERVAVVQENRIEYVETVIAVARAGGVLVPLLGALTATEHAFMVRDAEACFVIALGADALPRAVEAADGRATVLGLGCGDAAKDLEQLAATTPTGSLFVDRAPDSLAQILYTSGTTGHPKGVTHSYASVAAAMGSWATSFAVGPEDRLLGQLALSHFGGRAMDTCWVAGATLVILPAADPKAMLGAIAEHRVTMILVIPTLLRMLLDHPDAADADLSCLRAVVYAAAPTAPVLVRRSLERLGPVLYTGFGQTEAYALNTWMDPEEHVAALDSGSERLTSVGRERPAFAQVRILAEDGSEAGEGEIGEICLCAPWTTPGFWKRPDLDRERLHHGWLRTGDLGRMDAEGYVFLADRKEDKIITGGFNVYPAEIEGKLSEHPAVAECAVFPVPDAKWGEAVRAAVTLRPGQAADSEELIAFCKQHLARFKVPKAVDVLEELPKSGVGKILRRALREPWWKDQERGVHGAE; encoded by the coding sequence GTGATTCATCCCTATTCACACTACCCCGCGCGTGCCGCACGACGTTGGCCGGATCAGGTGGCGCTGGTCGATGGAGAGCGTCGTCGCACCTATGGCGAACTCGACGAGCGAGCGACGAAGCTCGCGCAAGCGCTCGTCGGGTCGGGTCTCGAGCCTGGTGAGCGTGTGGCCGTCGTCCAGGAGAATCGGATCGAGTACGTCGAGACGGTGATTGCGGTGGCCCGGGCAGGTGGCGTATTGGTGCCGCTGCTGGGCGCGCTGACGGCAACCGAGCATGCCTTCATGGTTCGTGACGCGGAAGCGTGTTTCGTCATCGCGCTCGGGGCGGATGCCCTCCCCAGAGCGGTCGAAGCGGCCGACGGGCGAGCCACAGTCCTCGGCCTTGGGTGCGGCGATGCTGCGAAGGATCTCGAGCAGCTCGCTGCCACCACTCCTACGGGATCTCTTTTCGTCGATCGCGCTCCCGATTCCCTGGCCCAGATTCTCTACACCTCTGGTACGACCGGCCATCCGAAAGGCGTCACCCATAGCTACGCCAGCGTGGCGGCGGCGATGGGCTCGTGGGCGACATCCTTTGCGGTGGGCCCTGAGGATCGCTTGCTAGGTCAGCTTGCCCTGAGTCACTTCGGGGGACGAGCGATGGATACCTGCTGGGTGGCAGGAGCGACCCTCGTGATTCTTCCGGCGGCGGATCCGAAGGCGATGCTGGGTGCGATCGCTGAGCATCGGGTCACGATGATCCTGGTGATCCCGACGCTTCTCCGCATGCTCCTGGATCATCCGGACGCCGCGGACGCAGACCTCTCGTGCCTCCGGGCTGTCGTCTATGCGGCGGCGCCGACGGCTCCTGTTCTGGTACGCCGCTCGCTCGAACGCCTGGGGCCCGTCCTCTATACAGGCTTCGGCCAGACGGAGGCCTACGCCCTCAACACCTGGATGGACCCCGAGGAGCACGTTGCTGCTCTCGATAGCGGTAGCGAGCGGTTGACCTCCGTTGGCCGCGAGCGCCCAGCATTTGCCCAGGTACGAATCCTTGCTGAGGACGGATCCGAAGCGGGAGAGGGAGAAATCGGTGAGATCTGCTTGTGTGCGCCATGGACGACACCCGGCTTCTGGAAGCGGCCCGATCTCGACCGGGAGAGGCTGCACCACGGCTGGCTGCGCACCGGTGATCTGGGTCGGATGGATGCAGAAGGCTACGTCTTCCTCGCAGATCGCAAAGAGGACAAGATCATCACGGGTGGCTTCAACGTCTATCCGGCAGAGATCGAAGGGAAGCTCTCCGAGCATCCCGCGGTGGCAGAATGCGCCGTGTTCCCGGTTCCCGATGCGAAATGGGGCGAAGCCGTTCGCGCGGCAGTGACGTTGCGGCCCGGCCAGGCTGCGGATTCGGAAGAGCTGATCGCTTTCTGCAAGCAGCATCTCGCGCGCTTCAAGGTGCCCAAGGCGGTCGATGTCCTCGAGGAGCTCCCCAAGAGCGGTGTCGGAAAGATCTTGCGCCGCGCGCTACGCGAGCCGTGGTGGAAGGATCAGGAGCGCGGCGTTCACGGCGCCGAATAG
- a CDS encoding enoyl-CoA hydratase/isomerase family protein — protein sequence MTDALTMLEEAEGVALLTLNRPAKRNALSRAMRGELVARFDALEKSDAVRAVVLIGAPPSFCAGFDRSELSGGEMAEVFADAAAYHHRVYTFSKPLIAAVNGPALGGGCDLAAMCDFRLASTTAIFGQPQVRFGAAAVYELMRDVMSAGAAREMCLTGRIYDAEEALRIGLVNRVVEPADLLDTARALAGEIASLPEAMATNTKRGFVALQPPLFDS from the coding sequence ATGACGGATGCATTGACGATGCTGGAAGAGGCGGAAGGCGTGGCGCTGTTGACGCTGAATCGGCCCGCCAAGAGAAACGCTCTTTCCCGTGCAATGCGTGGGGAACTTGTGGCGCGCTTCGACGCCCTCGAGAAGAGCGATGCTGTGCGCGCGGTCGTTCTCATCGGTGCGCCGCCGTCATTCTGTGCGGGCTTCGATCGCTCTGAGCTTTCGGGCGGGGAGATGGCCGAGGTCTTTGCGGATGCGGCCGCCTATCACCATCGGGTCTACACCTTCTCGAAACCCCTGATTGCCGCGGTCAATGGCCCAGCGCTTGGCGGCGGTTGCGATCTGGCGGCCATGTGCGATTTCCGTCTCGCATCGACGACGGCGATCTTCGGACAGCCCCAGGTGCGCTTCGGTGCGGCTGCGGTCTATGAATTGATGAGAGACGTCATGTCAGCGGGAGCCGCCCGCGAGATGTGTCTGACAGGGCGGATCTACGACGCAGAGGAGGCCCTGCGGATCGGGCTCGTGAACCGCGTCGTCGAGCCGGCCGATCTGTTGGACACAGCGCGCGCATTGGCGGGCGAGATCGCATCACTCCCCGAAGCGATGGCCACGAACACCAAGCGAGGCTTCGTAGCGCTCCAACCGCCGCTCTTCGATTCCTGA
- a CDS encoding DUF4442 domain-containing protein, with amino-acid sequence MDPEEMRAVLTKIPYTNELGMTLDDVADGEVQMTLPDGPLNQNMAGTVHAGLLFTFGETLAGVAAGFETLDRTFPFARRAEIHYRRPARGPVHGTARVSPTESRRVLDELAREGRSELTVSAELAGDDGQTVAEVNVDYAFRPLEKT; translated from the coding sequence GTGGATCCGGAAGAGATGCGCGCCGTACTCACCAAGATCCCCTACACGAACGAGCTGGGCATGACCCTGGATGACGTCGCCGATGGCGAAGTGCAGATGACGCTCCCGGACGGTCCCCTCAACCAGAACATGGCCGGCACCGTCCACGCGGGGCTGCTCTTCACGTTCGGGGAAACCCTGGCGGGCGTGGCGGCCGGCTTCGAAACACTGGACAGGACGTTCCCCTTCGCCCGCCGCGCCGAGATCCACTACCGCCGACCCGCACGGGGCCCTGTGCACGGCACGGCTCGGGTTTCGCCCACCGAGAGCCGGCGCGTCCTCGACGAACTTGCACGCGAGGGCCGATCGGAACTGACAGTGAGCGCCGAGCTTGCAGGAGACGACGGCCAGACGGTCGCCGAAGTGAATGTGGACTACGCCTTCCGCCCCCTGGAGAAGACATGA